The nucleotide window GTGCGTCCGCCGGGCGATGTCCCGGCCTCGCCGCGCCTGCTCGCGGTGCAGAAGGCGCTGGCGAAGCTCGGCTACGGCCCGCTGAAGGTGGACGGCCGTCCGGGCGGCGAAACCCGCACCGCCATCCAGCGGTTCCAGCGCGACCGCAACATGACCGCCGACGGCGAGGTCAGCGACAAGCTCGTGCGTGAGCTGGCCTCGGTCTCCGGCGTCACGGTCAACTGAATGCGGCTCAAGAGCGCCATCTTCGTCTCCGCCCTGCTCCGCCGTGCCCAGGTGGAAGGCGCTTATGGCGTGGTGGTCCGCCGCGGCTCCGAGGAGGCGGGGGCCATCTTCGTCAAGGCCTCGCGCCTCGACGGCACCGCGGCCCTCTATGGCCCCGCGCCGCAGAGCGCCTTCGACGAAGGCGCCCCCGGCGACCGCCTGTTCTCGGTTCTGGTGGAACCCGGCCGGCCCGAGGCGGATGCGGACGCGCGCATCGCGCGGGAGCTGAAGTTCGACCCGGACATCTTCGTGGTGGAAATCGAGGACCGCGACGGCCGGCATTTCCTGGATCTGGCCAAGGAATAAGGCAGAGAATCCAGGGCAGGGGGAGCGAGGCGGGCGGGCGCGCCTGCCATGATCGGTTAATCCCCCGTTCAGGTGCACGAAACCATAAGAACGCCAGCGACGTTGTGATCACAGCTCTCGACTGAGGAGAAGAGCATGAGCACTGTCATTG belongs to Xanthobacter autotrophicus Py2 and includes:
- a CDS encoding protein of unknown function DUF1491 (PFAM: protein of unknown function DUF1491~KEGG: rpa:RPA1860 hypothetical protein), which codes for MRLKSAIFVSALLRRAQVEGAYGVVVRRGSEEAGAIFVKASRLDGTAALYGPAPQSAFDEGAPGDRLFSVLVEPGRPEADADARIARELKFDPDIFVVEIEDRDGRHFLDLAKE